From the genome of Neodiprion pinetum isolate iyNeoPine1 chromosome 3, iyNeoPine1.2, whole genome shotgun sequence, one region includes:
- the LOC124214243 gene encoding uncharacterized protein, whose translation MIQTEQDEAFYEEVLKNYFGDPTTKVRSVKQERATAKGENFLSDMLRIGVELTRNSSTQDDAGCRICERRSFISKHEPVGDSRLVKMVQEQQLFTVELGILKNVLPRIETALGIRLGPKLVYGRDEPPRVIIMEDLTPEGFHVKDRQEGLSMAHATMAIKNLARFHAGSVALAEENPAAIRRFRQGIFDSTTHPNFYTLAINSLIRLRENAQTWLDEDCILAAKKLKNVIGSLKQRIQDVYKYDPEEFCVLNHGDAWVNNMLFVEDRSGKPIEQVFVDYQMVGYSSPAIDLLYFLGINPALKIRGPGETELLETYLETLTLNMKRLRCRTESPTMEHLKEAMYRRRVYAVVSGLFLLPRMMLDKEEIESMDQLLKDGTFRTNAYAKPNTIRMMKRILPLMNERGYLDA comes from the exons ATGATCCAAACGGAGCAGGACGAAGCTTTCTACGAAGAAGTGCTAAAGAACTACTTTGGGGATCCGACAACGAAAGTGCGGTCAGTGAAGCAAGAGCGAGCGACAGCGAAAGGTGAAAATTTCCTCAGCGACATGCTGCGCATCGGGGTTGAGCTCACGAGGAATTCATCAACTCAGGATGACGCCGGCTGCCGAATATGCGAGAGGCGAAGTTTCATCTCGAAGCATGAACCGGTGGGCGATTCCAGACTAGTGAAAATGGTCCAAGAACAGCAGCTCTTCACTGTCGAGCTCGGTATCCTCAAGAACGTCCTCCCACGGATCGAGACCGCACTCGGGATTCGACTTGGCCCAAAGCTGGTTTACGGAAGAGATGAGCCACCTAGGGTTATTATTATGGAGGATCTGACACCGGAGGGATTTCACGTTAAAGACAGACAGGAAGGACTATCGATGGCTCACGCTACTATGGCTATCAAGAATCTCGCCAGATTTCATGCTGGATCTGTAGCTCTGGCGGAGGAG AACCCCGCAGCAATCAGGCGTTTCAGGCAGGGAATTTTTGACTCAACAACACATCCAAACTTCTACACCCTGGCTATTAACAGTCTGATCCGTTTGCGCGAAAACGCGCAGACGTGGTTGGACGAGGACTGTATTTTAGCCGCGAAGAAGTTGAAGAATGTCATTGGATCGTTGAAGCAGAGGATTCAAGACGTTTACAAATACGATCCGGAGGAGTTCTGTGTTCTTAATCACGGCGACGCCTGGGTCAACAACATGCTCTTCGTTGAAGATAGATCGGGCAAACCGATTGAACAAGTTTTT GTCGATTACCAAATGGTTGGCTATTCCTCGCCAGCGATCGATCTCTTATACTTTCTCGGGATAAATCCGGCGCTCAAGATTCGCGGTCCGGGTGAAACGGAGCTTTTGGAAACTTACCTGGAGACGCTTACACTGAACATGAAGAGGTTAAGGTGCAGGACGGAATCGCCGACAATGGAGCATTTGAAGGAGGCCATGTATCGTCGACGAGTCTACGCTGTGGTGTCGGGACTCTTTCTTCTCCCACGGATGATGCTGGATAAAGAAGAGATTGAGAGTATGGATCAGCTCTTGAAGGACGGCACGTTTAGAACAAACGCGTATGCAAAGCCGAACACGATTCGAATGATGAAACGAATACTTCCGCTCATGAACGAAAGAGGATACCTCGATGCGTGA